One region of Parerythrobacter jejuensis genomic DNA includes:
- a CDS encoding NAD(P)/FAD-dependent oxidoreductase: MSHDAIILGGGAAGLFCAAQAGQRGKRVLVLEKADTVGKKILISGGGRCNFTNIGAKPENFLSANPHFAKSALRRYTARDFLDLVEAHGIAWHEKTLGQLFCDQSAIQIVQMLLDECDKAHASGGHVEILTGQDVSEVVHEGGRYAVMANGTAHTTDSLVIATGGPSIPKMGATDFAYGLARQFGLKVVEPRPALVPLTLGGEDVLFRELSGVATDVVAKAGKTSFAEAALLTHRGLSGPAILQVSSYWTHGDPIHLDFCPGQREGWLLEHKRATPETQLVAILRAYMPERLAKILAERLGLSGVLHSISDKALRRAEQQLARWEFRPNGTEGFAKAEVTAGGISTADLSSQTMEAKAMPGLFAIGEAVDVTGWLGGYNFQWAWSSGWAAGQAI; the protein is encoded by the coding sequence ATGTCCCATGATGCGATCATTCTCGGCGGAGGCGCCGCAGGCCTGTTCTGTGCCGCCCAGGCAGGGCAGCGCGGCAAGCGGGTGCTGGTGCTGGAAAAGGCTGACACGGTCGGCAAGAAAATCCTCATCTCAGGCGGCGGGCGCTGCAACTTCACCAATATCGGGGCGAAGCCGGAAAATTTCCTCTCGGCCAATCCGCATTTCGCCAAATCGGCCCTGCGTCGCTATACCGCACGGGACTTTCTGGATTTGGTCGAGGCGCATGGCATCGCCTGGCACGAGAAGACGCTGGGCCAGCTGTTTTGTGACCAGTCCGCGATTCAGATCGTGCAGATGCTGCTTGACGAATGCGACAAGGCGCACGCGTCTGGCGGACATGTCGAGATATTGACCGGGCAGGATGTCAGCGAAGTCGTGCATGAGGGCGGGCGCTATGCTGTCATGGCCAATGGCACTGCGCATACGACGGACAGTCTCGTGATTGCCACCGGCGGGCCTTCCATTCCCAAGATGGGTGCAACCGACTTCGCTTACGGGCTGGCACGGCAATTCGGCCTGAAAGTGGTCGAGCCACGCCCGGCGCTGGTGCCGCTCACGCTGGGCGGCGAGGATGTGCTGTTCCGCGAATTGTCAGGCGTTGCAACGGATGTTGTCGCGAAGGCGGGCAAGACTTCCTTTGCCGAAGCTGCCCTGCTGACCCATCGCGGCCTGTCCGGCCCGGCCATTCTGCAAGTATCTAGCTACTGGACGCATGGTGACCCGATCCACCTCGATTTCTGCCCCGGGCAGCGCGAGGGCTGGCTGCTCGAGCACAAGCGGGCCACGCCGGAGACGCAACTCGTGGCGATCCTGCGCGCCTATATGCCCGAACGCCTGGCCAAGATCTTGGCCGAGCGGCTGGGTCTGTCAGGCGTCCTCCATTCGATCAGCGACAAGGCCCTGAGGCGCGCCGAACAACAATTGGCGCGGTGGGAATTCCGCCCCAACGGCACGGAGGGGTTCGCCAAGGCAGAGGTCACCGCCGGCGGCATCAGCACGGCCGATCTTTCCAGCCAGACGATGGAAGCAAAGGCGATGCCGGGGCTGTTTGCGATTGGCGAGGCCGTCGATGTGACGGGCTGGCTGGGCGGATACAACTTCCAATGGGCCTGGAGCAGCGGCTGGGCCGCGGGCCAAGCGATCTGA
- a CDS encoding TetR/AcrR family transcriptional regulator: MFRNIAKKSLQFIASGLPVAGSRSYMCAIRGRSSVVASGNPDQDRRQLVELAMQVTERRGEEVSRATLASDAGVSRTVVDRHFPEEADLFNAIVELWYEPDIAIMEEVVASDLPIQRKFFEFFARRFVRERARFEADPVTFALYCELGSNRFEDVRGYIDLADHYLSELIAEAQAEGFFPHLKINQALTLINQMVMAYTSPQVMMMIAVRLEEDKLAAIIDTMFAGLSGGDRGAKGVTGLRVAS, encoded by the coding sequence GTGTTTCGCAATATTGCCAAGAAATCCCTGCAATTCATCGCATCGGGCCTTCCGGTGGCGGGATCGCGTTCCTACATGTGCGCTATTCGAGGGAGATCGAGCGTGGTGGCATCTGGCAATCCTGATCAAGACCGGCGTCAGCTGGTCGAATTGGCGATGCAGGTCACAGAGCGGCGCGGCGAAGAAGTCAGCCGGGCCACACTCGCTTCAGATGCGGGCGTCTCGCGCACTGTCGTAGACCGCCATTTCCCCGAAGAAGCCGACCTGTTCAACGCAATTGTCGAGCTCTGGTACGAGCCCGACATTGCGATAATGGAAGAGGTGGTCGCGTCCGATCTGCCGATCCAGCGCAAGTTCTTCGAATTCTTCGCCCGCCGTTTCGTACGCGAGCGGGCGCGGTTCGAAGCCGACCCGGTGACCTTCGCGCTTTATTGCGAACTTGGCAGCAATCGCTTCGAGGATGTGCGCGGCTATATCGACCTGGCTGACCATTATCTGAGTGAACTGATCGCGGAAGCGCAGGCCGAGGGATTCTTCCCTCACCTGAAGATCAATCAGGCGCTCACCCTGATCAACCAAATGGTGATGGCCTACACATCCCCACAAGTCATGATGATGATTGCAGTCCGGTTGGAAGAGGACAAGCTGGCCGCGATCATCGATACGATGTTCGCCGGGCTTTCGGGCGGCGATCGCGGCGCCAAGGGCGTGACCGGACTGCGCGTCGCCAGCTAG
- a CDS encoding 1-acyl-sn-glycerol-3-phosphate acyltransferase — translation MSQEPAYKRSLLSRLVRRIIVWIYHAKGWKIEGGLPKDVQKYVIAGAPHSSNWDFVFFAGATEVEGVHPSFMGKHTLFKGIMRNFMFDMGGIPIDRTKRANYVEQIAAEYAKRDHLALVIAAEGSRTTDGSWKSGFYNIAMAANVPIVAAWVDNDSNTLGFSKPIWPTGNYGEDLAKIAAFLRSKLPDFERYKVLEAQARQLVEDAKAKS, via the coding sequence ATGTCGCAAGAACCCGCCTATAAGCGGTCCCTGCTGTCGCGCCTGGTGCGGCGGATTATCGTCTGGATCTATCATGCCAAGGGGTGGAAGATCGAAGGCGGCCTGCCCAAGGATGTGCAAAAATATGTGATCGCAGGGGCACCGCATTCCTCCAACTGGGATTTTGTGTTCTTTGCCGGCGCGACCGAGGTCGAGGGGGTGCATCCCAGTTTCATGGGCAAGCACACGCTGTTCAAAGGCATCATGCGCAATTTCATGTTCGATATGGGCGGCATCCCGATCGACCGGACCAAGAGGGCGAATTACGTCGAACAGATCGCCGCTGAATATGCCAAGCGCGATCATCTCGCTCTGGTGATTGCAGCCGAGGGCAGCCGCACCACTGATGGCAGCTGGAAATCCGGTTTTTACAATATCGCCATGGCGGCCAATGTGCCGATTGTGGCCGCGTGGGTGGACAACGACTCCAACACGCTTGGTTTCAGCAAACCGATCTGGCCGACCGGCAATTATGGCGAGGACCTCGCCAAAATCGCGGCGTTCCTCCGGTCCAAACTGCCCGATTTCGAGCGCTACAAAGTGCTCGAGGCGCAAGCCCGCCAATTGGTCGAAGATGCCAAGGCCAAAAGCTGA